The genome window CCCCTCTCCTGAGCAGAGGGGGACTTGGGAGAGCAAAGGCCCCTGCCCCCTTCGCTCCTCTCCTCATCATTTGCATTGGGCATTAGTGCCCCCCCCCTTGAAGCAATAACTCCAAGCAGGCTCCAGCCCCTGGACCTCTGGGGTGGCCAGGGTCCCCCATCAGCTCCCACCCAGCCTTCTCAAGGGGTGGGGAGAGCACTGCCTCTATGCCCTGCAGAGCAATAacactatatttatttttggGTTTGGCCAGGGAGGCGCAGGGACATGGGGCAAGCCAGGGCCCAGAGCCCTTGGCTGTACAGAGACtctattttaatgtatatttgctGCAAAGAAAAACCGCTTTGGTTTTGAacctttaatgagaaaaaaatatatactatcgAGCTCCAGAACACTGTGTTCTGTGTCACTGGGTTAAAGGTTGGGAAATACACATAACAGAACTAGTAAACCagatatacataaacatatacacgGTCATAGAATGAAAAAGTGATGCCTGGCATAATTAAGTCTCGGTTTCTTCATCACTCAGCAGCATGTTGGGGATCCCGCGGCTGATGGGGAACAGACGTCCAGACGCTGGGCATTGCAGGGTGCCCTCCAACACATCCACCTGCAGCGGAGAGGGGGTTGGGAGAAAAGAGCTGAGCAGCGGAAGCCTCAGTGCGGGATGCAGGTGGTCGGGGAAACAAGTGATGGGCCGGTTCTCACCTCCAGCAGCACGTGGTGCATCTTCCTCAAAAATTTCTCATCACGCTCATACCCTTCAATCGGTTCTTTGGGCACCTCGACCAAGTGCAGCTATGGGCAATAGGCTTAAGTCATTTCTGGATACGCCCGAACCCCAGCCTCAAGCCGGGCTCCAGGGATGCCCGGTACACAGGGCAGCGGTGAGCCCGCCCCCCTCCTTCCAGGGGTATGCACGGGCAGGGGGAGGTCCTTACGGTCTGGGCCGCCTCCAGAAGCGCCGCCCACTCCACCTTAGGTATCATACGCGCCACGAATTCCGGGTTGAACTCCACAGGTCTGATGCAGACTTCGGTGGCCTGCGGGGCGGAGGAGCTTAGTTAGGCAGGGACCGGACCCCGGCTTCTCTATCCTGCTCGAGAGAGGGGCAAAGAACCGTCCGCGATTAGTACCTGGAGGCGCAGGGGGAAGCCACGGGCCCCCACCCCCCGCACATGGGAGCTCAGGAGGTTGTGAGTGAGCAGCTTCATGTCGCCACACGAGATCTCGACAGGGCGGAACCGGAAGAAGCTGCCCTCGCTGGCGTCACTTCCGGGGCTGCTCCGTTCTATGCTACTGGACGGCCAGAGGACCGGAAGTGGTGAGCTTCCTGGAACTTCGGCTTGCCGGAGCGGAGGTATGTGAGACTCGGGAGGGTCACGCGCTGCTACCGGAAGCGTCTTGGCGGGAGGTTGCTACGGCGCACGCCCAGAGGTTTTGGCTGAGCGAAAGCCCACTACTACAAATTCTACATAAGATGCAAATCATATGTAAAAGAGCTGCAATGCAGGGGTCCTGGCTGAATAGAGAGTAAACATGTTTTTAACCCTACACAAGCGCCTGACGCTATAGTCTTCCACCTCTCTCGGTAGAGGAACGGAAACACTGTCCAATCCGTAAATTAGGCCCATCAAAACAGCGGCACCTCCTGCTTGTATGCAAACTAGTTGCACTGCCGCTGAAGGCTCCGCCCCATTTGTAATTGCCTCACTGACCCAGCCCCTAATGCAAATGAGCCTAGAACCCGGAAGCTCCGTCCGGGCCCTGTGCAGCCTGCGCCTGCGCAGTGGAGGCGGCTGGCCGGGGGCCGGCGCTGTCGAGGCCCCGCCTGTTGCTCTGTCCCGCGGCTGCGCCTCGCGCCAGGTCCCGCCTCCTGGGGCGGCTCCGGCCAGGGGGCGGGGTGGTTGCGCTCGGGGCGGGCATGGGGCTGGCGGTGCTGTACGTCCTGGGCCGTCGAGCGGGCTCGGGACTCACTCGTGCGGCCGCCCTTGAGTTTGCGGTAGCGGCGGCGGCAGCGAGGCGACGATTTGAAGTAGAAGGAGGGTGGGCGCTTGGCGGGGCCCGCAGTTTCAGCAGCGCCACCGCAGCCATGGCCCGGATCAAGGTGACCGCTGACCCTCCCCACCCTCCGTATCCTCCCAAATTCCCCAAGGCCGCCCCGCCACCCCCGTCCCGCTCGTCGGGGGTTGTCGCTGTCTTTTCTGCCCTCCGGACCCGTCCCCGCCGCCCCAGCGCCCCCTCCCGCGGTCTGTCCCTCCTATCTCAGCAAGACCCCATGGCTGCCCCACAGTTTTCGCCAGTTTTGGGGCCCTCGTGCCTCATTCCTGGGACAGTTCCGAGGATCTCGAGCTCTTGCCTCGTCTGCCCTCACATTCACCCTGCGACACTCTGCGACGGGTCTCCACCGTTTTCAGGCGATTGAATATCATGGCATCCCCACCTTCTGGAACCATCTCCTTTGCCCCAGGGTCCCTTTTCAACCCCCTTACGTGTCCCCCATGCTTTTGTAATAGTACTGGGCATCACTTCACCCCATCTGAAACTGTTGTCCCTTCCCCCGTTGGTGTCCTCTTCATTCTACTCCGTGACATTCTCCCCTCCTGCTGTGGCTAGTTCTCACCCTTA of Cynocephalus volans isolate mCynVol1 chromosome 4, mCynVol1.pri, whole genome shotgun sequence contains these proteins:
- the TRMT112 gene encoding multifunctional methyltransferase subunit TRM112-like protein, whose amino-acid sequence is MKLLTHNLLSSHVRGVGARGFPLRLQATEVCIRPVEFNPEFVARMIPKVEWAALLEAAQTLHLVEVPKEPIEGYERDEKFLRKMHHVLLEVDVLEGTLQCPASGRLFPISRGIPNMLLSDEETET